One segment of Ferviditalea candida DNA contains the following:
- a CDS encoding GAF domain-containing protein, translated as MAEERNHGSEVALPEMLKQVDEWWNRDTDFLANLCNVSAFLFHSLPEVSWLGWYVTESVGGDLTLGPFQGKPTLPRIGWGQGIVGSAAFDRVVQIVEDVRRFHGNLKDGLQTRSEVALPIIRSGLVQGVLAVKSQQVGRFGLYEAELFSAVAQRVSDGWKMPIPNPVRTDDQPRNGGRQA; from the coding sequence ATGGCTGAGGAACGGAATCACGGCAGTGAGGTCGCCTTGCCGGAAATGCTGAAGCAAGTGGATGAATGGTGGAATCGGGATACGGATTTTTTGGCCAATCTTTGCAATGTCAGCGCATTTTTATTTCATTCACTGCCGGAGGTCAGCTGGCTCGGCTGGTACGTGACGGAGAGCGTCGGAGGCGACTTGACGCTGGGACCCTTTCAAGGCAAGCCGACGCTGCCGCGCATTGGCTGGGGTCAGGGGATTGTGGGTTCAGCGGCATTCGATCGCGTTGTGCAAATTGTTGAAGATGTCCGGCGCTTTCACGGAAACCTTAAAGACGGCTTGCAAACCCGCTCTGAAGTGGCCCTGCCCATCATCCGTTCGGGATTGGTGCAGGGAGTGCTGGCTGTCAAGTCACAGCAAGTCGGCCGCTTCGGACTATATGAGGCGGAATTGTTCAGTGCGGTCGCGCAGCGTGTGAGCGATGGGTGGAAAATGCCAATTCCGAATCCTGTCCGTACGGATGACCAGCCGCGAAACGGAGGTCGCCAAGCATGA